The Colletes latitarsis isolate SP2378_abdomen chromosome 1, iyColLati1, whole genome shotgun sequence genome has a segment encoding these proteins:
- the LOC143340694 gene encoding uncharacterized protein LOC143340694, translating to MLRVCETLPVLICTACLIFCCKACSPDIGQPLDLDKFSGEWYFAAGTPINQSLSRCGRFLAKKTSANAFAIKYTAISHKNNIPITFYVDGTVDGNQVIGTWQLQGSKRKLGPFKHVIVFANYRTVLAMAVCSEGTTLRHPEYKFSMIWSRERSLPSPILTELKSKLETYINQGEIRLVDHGNC from the exons ATGTTGCGCGTGTGCGAGACACTTCCGGTGCTGATTTGCACAGCGTGTTTGATATTCTGCTGCAAAGCCTGTTCGCCGGATATTGGACAGCCGCTCGACTTGGATAAG TTTTCAGGAGAGTGGTATTTCGCAGCTGGGACTCCGATAAACCAAAGTTTGAGCAGATGCGGTCGATTCCTCGCGAAGAAGACGTCTGCGAACGCGTTTGCCATAAAATACACGGCGATTAGCCACAAAAACAATATTCCAATCACTTTCTACGTGGACGGAACCGTGGATGGAAACCAAGTCATTGGAACGTGGCAATTGCAGGGATCGAAACGGAAATTAG GACCTTTCAAGCACGTCATAGTATTCGCAAACTACAGAACCGTCCTCGCTATGGCAGTTTGCTCAGAGGGTACGACGCTTCGCCATCCGGAATACAAGTTCTCTATGATTTGGTCCCGCGAGAGGAGCCTGCCCTCGCCGATCTTGACGGAGCTTAAGTCCAAACTCGAAACATACATTAATCAAGGAGAAATTCGGCTGGTGGATCATGGGAACTGTTAA